A section of the Pedobacter sp. HDW13 genome encodes:
- a CDS encoding M1 family aminopeptidase has translation MIAALLKFELKYHFNQMAFKIGAILFLVLGMVCVAKGGFGTDEVHKNSPYVITNIIALLSLFSIFSSTLFSANVVLRDAMYKIESVIFTTAITKPVYFVVRLLGLLIAVFTLLLLVAIGIFIGTFFVGGDQLGAFNIGYFLHALLVFALPNVIFSAGALYCTSLLTKNVRAIYVVGVLIYILYMLASIFGNSPLLATSALKGTTPDALSILLDPFGLASFFGETRTWTSAQRNGQLFPLTGLFLLNRLLWFTFSAILMWLTYCIFNFRVQRQKQAKQQTIPTAKATLIPFKHLEVKPNGLGYQLTALKAQFKLEMINLFKNIPVMVMLLLWVFLFGVELKDELFSGVYGIHSYPATGIIVEEIRSIKFALILIIFYAAESIAREKSVGIHSLIYSTPVRSWVMWAAKSMSLFALVFILVSLNIGIGITLQLSHGYFHIELPLYFSLYYYSAFPLILFVVLIVFIQNLSSNKYVGMMLSMVTVFIMLYADRFGLEHYLFRFATVPDLLHSYFNGFGYYATAFNWYMLYWAAFVTIIALLTIGMWQNKCEIKAKNRLKSVGLVLKQHKWIAIFALLTWISGGAYIYYESNVVSRYQNAKTWLNWQLAYEQQYKALANMPQPVIKSVKTIVDLYPDEGKYTVKGTYRLKNETEKPISKIWISLNPQVNLFAVDIAGAKKGEVDEKFKQQFITLNSPLLLGDTIKMSFILTVFRNGFTPFDKENSIVKNGSYIELEKFVPHLGYSYNFESDDKRSRKQYGLTEKPVEQTFSRNYELIDFETTISTNHDQQVLTVGELQKSWLANNRRYFSYKTPLPVNFMFALSSAQYEVKQEQYKGVALSIYYQQGQEYNLRQMFKGIKDALDYGNEHFAKYPLKQLTLAEIPQYKGAATAYPGIIFSAENINFLGNFSQQGTIDHSYAIAGHETAHQWWANKLAPFGGPGYAMLTESLAKYTENVLMEKAFGKMYLRQYLDYDNRLYFLNRNNTEKELPLAKTLDQAYVNYQKGGINMYAVKELMGEQKFNAVLKQLIADHAYPKPKASASDLVNALLKEALPAQKKFIDDCFNQVVTYDLGLKVQQCTLLKNGKYQLELLVNAERLSAGPKQLPDLEVEIGCFNQPEQDWRVETRPFSLQKYHISQNQTRLILIVDRKPKTVAIDPYRYLLDADKSDHAVEVK, from the coding sequence ATGATTGCTGCATTACTGAAATTTGAACTGAAGTATCATTTTAACCAGATGGCCTTCAAAATAGGGGCAATTCTGTTTCTGGTTTTGGGTATGGTTTGCGTAGCCAAGGGAGGTTTTGGTACCGATGAGGTACACAAGAACTCTCCTTATGTAATTACCAATATCATAGCCTTACTCTCCTTGTTTTCTATATTTTCGAGCACGCTTTTTAGTGCCAACGTAGTGCTTAGAGATGCCATGTACAAAATTGAATCGGTTATATTTACCACTGCTATTACCAAACCTGTATATTTTGTGGTAAGGCTTTTGGGCTTACTTATTGCGGTTTTTACCTTACTGCTCCTGGTTGCCATTGGCATTTTTATCGGTACTTTCTTTGTGGGGGGCGATCAGCTGGGTGCTTTTAATATTGGCTATTTTTTGCATGCGCTTTTGGTGTTTGCTTTACCAAATGTTATTTTTTCGGCTGGTGCCTTGTATTGCACCAGCTTGTTAACCAAAAACGTGCGGGCCATTTACGTAGTGGGTGTGCTGATTTACATTTTGTACATGCTGGCTTCTATATTTGGAAACTCGCCCTTACTGGCTACATCTGCCTTAAAAGGCACCACACCCGATGCTTTGTCTATTCTTTTAGATCCATTTGGCCTGGCTTCGTTTTTCGGCGAAACCAGAACTTGGACAAGTGCACAGCGTAACGGGCAACTCTTTCCTTTAACCGGATTATTTCTGCTTAACAGGTTATTGTGGTTTACTTTTTCGGCTATACTGATGTGGCTAACGTACTGCATTTTTAACTTCAGGGTGCAGCGGCAAAAACAGGCAAAACAGCAAACAATCCCGACGGCAAAGGCTACTCTAATTCCCTTTAAACATTTAGAAGTTAAGCCAAATGGTTTGGGTTATCAACTGACGGCTTTAAAAGCACAATTTAAGCTCGAAATGATCAATCTGTTTAAGAACATTCCGGTTATGGTGATGCTTTTGCTTTGGGTGTTTCTTTTCGGAGTAGAACTGAAAGATGAACTTTTTAGCGGCGTGTACGGCATTCACAGCTATCCTGCAACCGGAATTATTGTAGAAGAAATACGGTCAATTAAATTTGCATTGATACTGATTATCTTTTATGCTGCAGAGAGTATAGCCAGAGAAAAATCGGTTGGTATCCACTCGTTAATTTACAGCACTCCTGTGCGCAGTTGGGTAATGTGGGCAGCTAAAAGTATGAGCCTTTTTGCATTGGTTTTTATCCTTGTTTCTTTAAATATAGGCATCGGCATTACTTTACAGCTAAGTCATGGTTATTTTCATATCGAATTGCCCCTTTACTTTTCTTTATATTATTACAGTGCGTTTCCCTTAATACTCTTTGTAGTGCTTATTGTGTTTATTCAAAATTTGAGCAGCAATAAATATGTAGGCATGATGCTGAGCATGGTTACTGTTTTTATCATGCTTTATGCCGATCGTTTTGGGCTGGAGCATTACCTTTTCCGTTTTGCAACTGTACCAGATTTGCTGCATTCGTACTTTAACGGGTTTGGATATTATGCAACTGCATTTAACTGGTATATGTTGTATTGGGCGGCCTTTGTAACCATTATTGCATTGCTAACCATTGGAATGTGGCAGAATAAGTGCGAAATAAAAGCTAAAAACAGGCTGAAGTCGGTAGGTCTGGTACTTAAGCAGCATAAATGGATCGCTATTTTCGCTTTGCTAACCTGGATTTCAGGTGGTGCATATATCTATTATGAAAGTAATGTAGTTAGCAGGTACCAAAATGCCAAAACCTGGTTAAACTGGCAACTGGCTTACGAGCAGCAATACAAAGCACTGGCCAATATGCCGCAACCTGTTATTAAATCAGTTAAAACCATTGTCGATTTATATCCGGATGAAGGGAAATATACTGTTAAAGGTACTTACCGCTTAAAAAATGAAACAGAGAAACCAATTTCGAAAATATGGATTAGCCTGAACCCCCAGGTAAATTTGTTTGCTGTTGATATTGCCGGAGCGAAGAAAGGCGAGGTAGATGAAAAATTTAAGCAACAGTTTATTACTTTAAACAGCCCTTTGTTACTGGGCGATACCATTAAGATGAGTTTTATCCTCACTGTTTTCAGAAATGGTTTTACTCCTTTTGATAAAGAAAATTCGATAGTAAAGAATGGTAGCTACATTGAACTGGAGAAATTTGTACCACATCTGGGCTACAGTTATAATTTTGAAAGCGATGATAAGCGCTCCCGCAAACAATATGGCTTGACAGAAAAACCCGTTGAGCAAACATTTAGCAGGAACTACGAACTGATTGATTTTGAAACAACCATTTCTACCAATCACGATCAGCAGGTACTTACAGTTGGTGAATTACAAAAAAGCTGGCTTGCCAATAACCGGCGCTATTTCAGCTATAAAACACCCTTGCCTGTAAATTTTATGTTTGCGTTAAGTTCGGCACAGTATGAAGTTAAACAAGAGCAGTACAAAGGTGTTGCCTTAAGTATTTATTATCAGCAAGGGCAGGAATATAACCTAAGGCAAATGTTTAAGGGAATTAAAGATGCATTGGATTACGGAAATGAACATTTTGCAAAGTATCCCCTAAAACAACTTACCCTTGCCGAAATTCCACAATACAAAGGGGCGGCAACGGCTTATCCGGGGATTATCTTTAGTGCAGAGAACATTAATTTTCTGGGTAATTTTAGTCAACAGGGCACTATAGATCACAGTTATGCCATTGCCGGACACGAAACCGCGCACCAATGGTGGGCCAATAAATTGGCTCCGTTTGGTGGACCTGGCTATGCTATGCTTACCGAATCGCTGGCTAAATACACCGAAAATGTATTAATGGAAAAAGCTTTTGGTAAAATGTACCTGCGGCAATATCTCGATTATGATAACCGCCTCTATTTCTTAAACCGCAACAATACCGAAAAAGAATTGCCATTGGCAAAAACACTGGATCAGGCTTATGTAAACTACCAGAAGGGCGGCATAAACATGTACGCGGTTAAGGAGTTAATGGGCGAACAGAAATTCAACGCAGTATTGAAACAGCTGATTGCTGATCATGCCTATCCAAAACCAAAAGCTTCGGCTTCAGACCTGGTTAATGCCTTATTAAAAGAAGCTTTACCTGCACAAAAGAAATTTATCGACGATTGTTTCAACCAGGTGGTAACCTATGATCTTGGCTTGAAAGTACAACAATGCACTTTACTTAAAAATGGAAAGTATCAACTCGAACTTTTGGTAAATGCCGAACGTTTAAGTGCCGGCCCTAAACAATTGCCCGATCTGGAAGTTGAAATTGGTTGTTTTAATCAGCCTGAGCAAGATTGGAGGGTAGAAACCAGGCCTTTTTCTTTGCAGAAGTATCACATTAGCCAAAACCAAACCAGGCTAATACTAATTGTTGACCGTAAACCTAAAACGGTGGCCATAGACCCTTACCGGTATTTGCTTGATGCAGATAAAAGTGATCATGCGGTGGAAGTGAAGTAA
- a CDS encoding AraC family transcriptional regulator, with protein MLTKNQELSTLQKNETLEDFYNKLKINRPEIPTPSLGMINDIGHFNVFNRTTVCTNVPSVFSRRDFYKISLIIGNGILHYPDAEIEIKGRALLFTNPNIPYSWESTSPKPAGYFCLFTENFIHNRNETLRDSLLWRINDSPVIHINEEQEVVLTDIFLKMMKEMDGDYIHKYDLLRNYVQLIVHEALKVKPQGELLKQNNASVRLTALFIELLERQFPIGSTEQILELKTAHDFACRLLVHVNHLNHAVKEVTGKTTSEHISRRVTTEAVALLKHTEWNIAQIAYCLGFEYPANFNIFFKRQMQCTPKHFRTT; from the coding sequence ATGTTAACCAAAAACCAGGAGCTTTCTACCCTCCAGAAAAACGAAACCCTGGAGGATTTTTACAATAAACTAAAAATCAACCGTCCCGAAATTCCTACGCCTAGCTTAGGGATGATTAACGACATTGGGCACTTTAACGTTTTTAACCGAACTACAGTTTGTACCAATGTGCCTTCGGTTTTTAGCCGGAGAGATTTTTATAAGATTTCTTTAATTATTGGCAATGGGATATTACATTACCCCGATGCCGAGATTGAAATAAAGGGGCGTGCCTTGTTGTTTACCAACCCCAATATTCCATACTCCTGGGAAAGCACTTCGCCAAAGCCTGCGGGCTACTTTTGCCTGTTTACCGAAAACTTTATCCATAACCGCAACGAAACCCTGCGCGATTCGTTACTCTGGCGCATTAACGATAGTCCGGTTATCCACATCAACGAAGAGCAGGAAGTCGTATTGACCGACATTTTCTTAAAAATGATGAAAGAGATGGATGGTGATTACATCCACAAATATGATTTGCTGAGAAATTATGTACAACTCATTGTTCACGAAGCTTTAAAAGTAAAACCACAAGGCGAATTACTGAAACAAAATAACGCCTCGGTACGCTTAACTGCCTTATTTATCGAATTACTGGAAAGACAGTTTCCTATTGGCTCTACCGAGCAAATACTCGAATTAAAAACAGCACACGATTTTGCCTGCCGATTACTGGTGCATGTAAACCATTTAAACCATGCCGTAAAAGAAGTTACCGGCAAAACTACCTCCGAACATATTTCGAGACGGGTAACAACAGAAGCTGTAGCCTTGCTGAAACATACCGAATGGAACATCGCACAAATTGCTTACTGTCTGGGCTTTGAATATCCGGCCAATTTCAACATCTTTTTTAAACGCCAGATGCAATGTACACCCAAGCATTTTAGAACTACCTAG
- a CDS encoding efflux RND transporter periplasmic adaptor subunit codes for MNTKLFSTGLLSAGFLLLTAIYGCGHAESKGEVKKEQAPVIATFDLKKEKLSTKLSLPGELIALQQVDLYAKVSSFVRTLKVDIGSEVSKGQLLMTLDAPELNSQLSASQSRVKAQEAIYTASKANYNRLYETSKTPGTISTNDLDQAMAKKNADLAQLEAAKAAYKEVGSVQDYLTIRAPFSGIISARNVNLGAYVGPSGKGSDLPIFTLQDQKNLRLAVSIPEIYTGYLKAGDEISFTVKSLPSQIFKAKVKRLSGALDLRLRAERIEMDVPNASKILLPGMVAEVSIPIPANASTFIINKKALLDTSEGLFVLKVQNNKAVKVEVKKGRETDDRVEVFGDLAEGDKLVAEPTEEMHEGMAIKP; via the coding sequence ATGAATACCAAGCTATTTTCAACAGGTTTATTAAGTGCAGGTTTCCTGTTACTCACGGCTATTTATGGTTGTGGCCATGCCGAATCAAAGGGAGAAGTAAAAAAAGAACAAGCCCCGGTTATTGCCACATTCGACCTTAAAAAAGAAAAATTATCTACTAAACTGAGCTTACCGGGCGAATTAATTGCATTGCAACAGGTAGATTTATATGCCAAAGTAAGCAGTTTTGTGCGTACACTAAAGGTAGATATCGGTTCGGAGGTAAGCAAAGGCCAGCTGTTAATGACCCTCGATGCGCCCGAATTGAACTCGCAACTTTCGGCCAGCCAATCGCGTGTTAAAGCCCAGGAAGCCATTTACACTGCCAGCAAGGCCAACTATAACCGTTTGTACGAAACCAGTAAAACACCGGGGACCATTTCTACCAACGATCTCGATCAGGCCATGGCGAAAAAGAACGCCGATTTGGCGCAGCTCGAGGCTGCAAAGGCAGCTTATAAAGAGGTTGGTTCTGTACAGGATTACCTTACCATCCGTGCACCGTTTAGCGGTATTATTTCTGCCAGGAATGTAAATTTAGGGGCTTATGTAGGTCCATCGGGCAAAGGTTCTGATTTGCCTATTTTTACTTTGCAGGATCAGAAAAACCTGCGTTTAGCGGTATCAATCCCCGAAATTTATACGGGTTACCTGAAAGCGGGCGACGAAATCAGTTTTACTGTTAAGTCTTTACCCAGCCAAATATTTAAAGCAAAAGTGAAACGCTTATCGGGAGCTTTAGATTTACGCTTGCGCGCCGAACGTATTGAAATGGACGTACCCAATGCCAGCAAAATATTGTTACCGGGCATGGTAGCCGAAGTAAGCATTCCGATACCAGCCAATGCCAGTACTTTTATCATCAACAAAAAAGCATTGTTAGATACCAGCGAAGGTTTATTTGTGTTAAAAGTGCAAAACAATAAAGCAGTAAAAGTTGAGGTTAAAAAAGGCCGCGAAACAGACGACCGTGTTGAGGTATTTGGCGATTTGGCTGAAGGTGACAAATTAGTTGCAGAACCTACAGAAGAAATGCACGAAGGAATGGCGATTAAACCATAA
- a CDS encoding efflux RND transporter permease subunit, which translates to MNLIRFALRKPISILVLVAGLFFFGIGAINQVKVDILPQMNLPVIYIAHPFGGYTPDQMEAYFGKQYVNILLFANGIKSIETKNTQGLMLMKLTYYEGTNMAQAAAELSALSTRAQAIFPPGSQPPFVIRFDASSLPVGQLVLSSPIRTNNELQDLANTYVRPSFSSIPGLLSPAPFGGSPRTIEINVNPSLLRSHNLTVDQVVEAIRLNNQTAPSGNVRIGDKNYLTPTNYTIKKVKDFENIPLFKGSVQNLQLRDVATVKDGADLVAGYALVNGKRSVYLSIAKSGDASTWDVVKNLKKNLPNIQNTLPEDVKLSYEFDQSVYVINAVKSLISEGAIGAILTGLMVLLFLGDKRAALIVILTIPTSIIAGVLFLKLFGQTINIMTLSGLALAIGILVDESTVTIENIHQHFDMGKPKALAIWDACKEIAFPKLLILFCILAVFAPALTMSGIPGALFLPLALAIGFSMIVSFLLSQTFVPIMANWLMIAHPKKGNEHHPGITQDEADFKATGITLESEKDTLNQKRVLVEREDFSGNGKIGVFDRFRNRFMRFIDRILPYKKPVVLTYLMVIIGLAALLLVNIGRDVLPRVNSSQFQLRLRAPDGTRLERTEEKANVVLAELKKMVGAEHVSISSVFVGQHPAQFSVNPIYQFMAGPHEAVFQVSLKDYEADMDDFKDQFRTKIKQLLPDVKLSFEPIELTDKVLSQGSPTPVEVRISGKNKKLNAQYANKIVAELKEISYMRDVQIAQPIKYPSLNIEIDRTRAAQIGIDMADISRSLIASTSSSRYTDKNIWLDEKAALPYNVQVQVPLNQMASKDDIGEIPLLKNSARPVLSDVAKITPDTTAGENDNIGAMPFLSVTANLYHTDLGTATKDVEKAIKGVGELPRGLNVAAIGMSKVLTDTLDSLQSGLFVAIVVIFLMLAANFQSFKVPLVILATVPAVILGSLLLLTITGSTLNLQSYMGIIMSVGVSIANAVLLITNAEQLRKHNGNALQSAREAAALRLRPIIMTSIAMIAGMLPMAIGHGEGGGAVSPLGRAVIGGLLASTFAVLIILPLVFAWVQGKQTTDSMSLDPEDKDSIHYIKGLEENE; encoded by the coding sequence ATGAATTTAATACGTTTCGCACTCCGCAAACCCATTTCCATACTGGTTTTAGTTGCCGGGCTGTTCTTTTTTGGTATAGGAGCCATCAACCAGGTTAAGGTTGATATCCTGCCGCAAATGAACCTGCCGGTAATTTACATTGCCCACCCTTTTGGTGGTTATACGCCCGATCAAATGGAAGCATATTTCGGCAAGCAGTATGTAAACATCCTGCTTTTTGCCAACGGTATCAAAAGTATCGAAACCAAAAATACGCAAGGCTTAATGCTCATGAAACTTACCTATTACGAAGGCACCAATATGGCCCAGGCCGCAGCCGAGCTGAGCGCGCTCTCTACGCGGGCACAGGCCATTTTCCCGCCGGGTTCGCAACCGCCTTTCGTAATCCGTTTCGATGCCTCTTCGCTTCCTGTTGGTCAGCTGGTGTTGAGCAGCCCTATCCGCACCAACAACGAACTGCAGGATTTGGCCAACACTTATGTGCGCCCCAGCTTCTCATCTATTCCGGGCTTGCTGTCTCCAGCCCCTTTTGGTGGTAGTCCGCGTACGATAGAAATTAATGTTAATCCCTCATTACTGCGTTCGCACAACTTAACGGTCGATCAGGTGGTTGAAGCCATCCGCCTCAATAACCAAACTGCTCCATCAGGTAATGTGCGCATTGGCGATAAAAACTACCTTACACCTACCAACTATACCATTAAAAAAGTTAAAGATTTTGAGAACATTCCCCTGTTTAAAGGCAGTGTACAGAATTTACAGCTCCGCGATGTAGCTACCGTTAAAGATGGTGCCGATTTGGTGGCCGGCTATGCTTTAGTTAATGGTAAGCGCTCAGTGTACTTAAGTATTGCAAAATCAGGCGATGCCTCTACCTGGGATGTGGTAAAAAACTTAAAGAAAAACTTACCCAACATTCAAAATACCTTACCTGAGGATGTAAAGCTTTCGTACGAGTTCGATCAGTCGGTTTATGTAATTAATGCAGTAAAAAGTCTGATCAGCGAAGGTGCTATCGGCGCAATTTTAACGGGTTTGATGGTTTTACTCTTCCTTGGCGATAAGCGTGCGGCACTGATTGTAATCCTCACCATCCCAACATCCATTATTGCCGGCGTTTTGTTCCTGAAATTATTCGGGCAAACCATCAACATCATGACACTAAGCGGACTGGCTTTAGCCATTGGTATCCTGGTAGATGAATCGACCGTTACGATAGAAAATATACATCAACATTTTGATATGGGAAAACCCAAAGCGCTGGCCATTTGGGATGCCTGTAAGGAAATTGCTTTCCCTAAATTACTGATCCTGTTTTGTATCCTCGCTGTTTTTGCACCAGCTTTAACCATGTCGGGCATACCGGGGGCTTTATTTTTACCCCTGGCACTGGCCATTGGATTTTCGATGATTGTTTCGTTCTTGCTTTCGCAAACTTTTGTCCCCATTATGGCCAACTGGCTGATGATTGCGCACCCGAAAAAAGGTAACGAACACCATCCGGGCATTACGCAGGATGAAGCTGATTTTAAAGCTACCGGCATTACCCTCGAATCGGAAAAAGATACCCTAAACCAAAAAAGGGTATTGGTGGAGCGCGAAGATTTTAGTGGCAATGGCAAAATTGGGGTTTTCGATCGTTTCCGTAATCGTTTTATGCGCTTTATCGACCGTATATTGCCATATAAGAAACCTGTCGTGTTAACTTATCTGATGGTTATTATTGGTTTAGCAGCCCTTTTACTGGTTAATATAGGTCGCGATGTTTTACCACGCGTTAACTCGAGCCAGTTCCAGTTGCGTTTGCGCGCACCCGATGGAACGCGTTTGGAGCGTACCGAAGAAAAAGCCAACGTAGTTTTGGCCGAACTTAAAAAAATGGTTGGTGCAGAACATGTAAGCATATCTTCGGTTTTTGTGGGGCAACACCCTGCACAGTTTTCGGTAAACCCGATTTATCAGTTCATGGCTGGCCCGCACGAAGCTGTATTTCAGGTAAGCTTAAAAGATTACGAAGCTGATATGGATGATTTTAAGGACCAGTTCAGGACAAAAATTAAACAACTGTTACCCGATGTTAAATTATCATTCGAACCGATAGAACTGACTGATAAAGTATTGAGCCAGGGCTCTCCTACACCGGTAGAGGTGCGTATTTCGGGCAAAAACAAAAAGCTGAATGCGCAATACGCCAATAAAATTGTGGCCGAGCTGAAAGAAATTTCTTACATGCGCGATGTTCAGATTGCACAACCCATTAAATACCCTTCATTGAATATCGAAATCGACAGAACCCGTGCGGCACAAATTGGGATTGATATGGCCGACATTTCGAGGTCGCTGATTGCCTCTACTTCATCATCGCGTTACACCGATAAAAATATCTGGCTGGATGAAAAAGCGGCTTTACCTTACAATGTTCAGGTGCAGGTGCCCTTAAACCAGATGGCCAGTAAAGATGATATTGGGGAAATACCTTTATTGAAAAATTCGGCCAGACCTGTATTGAGCGATGTAGCGAAGATTACACCCGATACTACTGCCGGCGAAAACGACAATATTGGCGCTATGCCTTTCTTATCGGTTACTGCAAACCTTTACCATACTGATTTGGGCACTGCCACCAAAGATGTAGAAAAAGCGATTAAAGGTGTAGGCGAACTGCCAAGAGGTTTAAATGTTGCTGCCATTGGCATGAGCAAAGTACTTACCGATACGCTGGATAGTTTACAATCGGGCTTGTTTGTGGCCATTGTAGTGATATTTTTAATGCTGGCAGCCAATTTCCAGTCGTTTAAAGTGCCCCTGGTAATTTTAGCCACGGTACCTGCAGTTATTTTGGGTTCTTTATTGCTCTTAACCATTACAGGCTCTACCCTAAACCTGCAGTCGTACATGGGTATTATCATGTCGGTTGGGGTATCTATTGCCAATGCGGTATTACTGATTACCAATGCAGAACAGTTGAGAAAACACAATGGAAATGCGCTCCAATCAGCCCGCGAAGCCGCAGCCTTACGTTTGCGTCCCATCATTATGACGAGTATTGCCATGATTGCGGGTATGTTACCGATGGCTATTGGCCACGGAGAAGGCGGCGGGGCAGTTTCGCCACTGGGCAGGGCGGTAATTGGCGGTTTGCTGGCTTCAACATTTGCTGTACTTATTATTTTACCACTGGTTTTTGCCTGGGTACAAGGCAAGCAAACTACCGATTCGATGTCGCTCGATCCGGAAGATAAAGACAGCATCCATTACATTAAAGGTTTAGAAGAAAACGAATAA
- a CDS encoding TolC family protein, with protein MYRISLFLLSLFLFINVYTGANAQTLSLKQAVNTALTNYGTIKAKDSYANASKSIIQLAKREYLPNFSLSAQQDYGTINGQNGPQYGFGGLGTASAGPALDKQNWNAAFGALYLANINWDFFTFGKIKERVKIASATYNRDKNDLEQEKFQQEIRVSAAYLNLLAAQRLTKSQQKNLDRAITFQNTAIIRAKNGLIAGVDSSLAKAEVSNAKIALTKAKDLEQEQANRLGVLMGLTATTYDLDTASITRIPKNLLGDSINSAHPLLKFYQNRIAVSEEQGNYFKKLYYPTLSLFGVMQGRGSGFSSGYALDQTAFSSSYLDGINPTRGNYLIGIGITWNLSTLLKNRPQVRAQAYISEGLKAEYNLVDQQLKAQLALAETKLTNAMANYREAPVQVKAASDAYLQKSTLYKNGLTTMVDLTQALFTLNRAETDRDIAYTNVWQALLLKSAALGNYDLFINEF; from the coding sequence ATGTATCGTATATCTTTATTTCTACTATCGTTATTCCTATTTATTAATGTGTACACGGGTGCAAATGCCCAAACACTCAGCTTAAAACAGGCTGTTAATACGGCCTTAACCAATTACGGCACCATTAAAGCTAAAGATAGTTATGCAAATGCATCCAAATCAATCATCCAGCTAGCCAAAAGAGAATACCTACCCAATTTTAGTCTTAGTGCGCAGCAAGATTACGGCACCATTAACGGCCAAAATGGCCCACAGTATGGCTTTGGTGGTTTGGGTACAGCATCGGCAGGGCCCGCGCTCGATAAGCAAAACTGGAATGCGGCCTTTGGTGCACTTTACCTGGCCAACATTAACTGGGATTTCTTCACCTTCGGAAAAATTAAGGAAAGGGTAAAAATTGCCAGTGCTACCTACAACCGGGATAAAAACGACCTGGAGCAGGAAAAATTTCAGCAGGAAATCCGCGTTTCTGCAGCATACCTTAATTTACTGGCTGCACAACGCTTAACCAAATCGCAGCAAAAGAATTTAGACCGTGCCATTACCTTTCAAAATACGGCTATAATCAGGGCTAAAAACGGCTTGATTGCCGGAGTAGATTCATCGCTGGCCAAAGCCGAAGTTTCGAATGCTAAAATTGCCTTAACCAAGGCCAAAGATTTAGAGCAGGAACAAGCCAACCGCTTAGGCGTTTTAATGGGGCTAACCGCCACCACTTACGATTTAGATACTGCATCGATTACACGCATTCCAAAAAATCTGCTAGGCGATAGCATTAACAGTGCCCACCCGCTTTTAAAGTTTTACCAAAACCGGATCGCGGTAAGTGAGGAACAGGGCAATTATTTTAAGAAACTTTATTACCCTACCCTTTCTTTATTTGGTGTAATGCAGGGCCGTGGTTCGGGTTTTAGTTCGGGTTATGCTTTAGATCAGACTGCCTTTTCATCGAGCTATTTGGATGGGATCAACCCAACCAGGGGTAACTATTTGATTGGCATAGGAATAACGTGGAACCTCTCTACCTTGCTTAAAAACCGTCCCCAGGTACGCGCGCAGGCATACATTAGCGAGGGCTTAAAAGCAGAATACAACCTGGTCGATCAGCAATTAAAAGCCCAGCTGGCACTGGCAGAAACCAAACTCACCAATGCCATGGCCAATTACCGCGAAGCACCTGTACAGGTAAAGGCCGCTTCGGATGCCTACCTGCAAAAAAGCACCTTATATAAGAATGGCTTAACCACCATGGTTGATTTAACCCAGGCACTTTTTACACTCAACCGCGCCGAAACCGACCGCGATATTGCCTATACCAATGTTTGGCAGGCTTTGCTGTTAAAATCGGCAGCTCTTGGCAACTACGACCTATTTATCAACGAATTTTAA
- a CDS encoding SRPBCC family protein encodes MENNAITVETTVNSPVEKVWDFWTNPEHITKWSFASPDWHTPYADNDLRVGGEFKSTMAAKDGSMSFDFGGTYTTVDLLKKIEYTLGDGRKVSIIFDALSEGTRVTETFDPEGTNPIEMQRGGWQAILDNFKKYTEES; translated from the coding sequence ATGGAAAACAATGCAATTACTGTAGAAACCACTGTAAATAGTCCTGTTGAAAAAGTTTGGGACTTTTGGACCAATCCTGAACACATTACCAAATGGAGTTTTGCTTCGCCCGATTGGCATACGCCTTATGCCGATAACGATTTAAGGGTTGGTGGCGAATTTAAAAGCACCATGGCCGCTAAAGATGGCAGCATGAGCTTTGATTTCGGAGGTACTTATACCACCGTTGATTTGCTTAAAAAAATAGAATACACCCTGGGCGATGGCCGCAAGGTAAGCATCATTTTCGATGCACTAAGCGAAGGTACCAGAGTTACCGAAACTTTCGATCCGGAAGGTACCAACCCGATTGAAATGCAACGTGGCGGCTGGCAAGCCATTCTGGATAATTTTAAAAAATATACCGAAGAATCTTAA